The following are from one region of the Sulfurimicrobium lacus genome:
- a CDS encoding GNAT family N-acetyltransferase, producing the protein MSWQISPLANGLGQWRSAWDDLNNRLYGGHSFSDSRFVEALLRYFGKGSELLCVHRTGAKIDGLLIVYPRRAGVWSQFVPDQAQSAPALLESTDLLKDLFAALPGRAWSIELLCQDPLFAPPDLLQEVSTSRPLPHALTMNVEVKGSFDEYWKKRSKNLVKNMRRYEHRVNDEFGTAELRILTIPGEMHDAIARYGELETSGWKGQSGTAVNIENTQGQFYADILGSFAETGQATVVEYWLNEKLAASRLLVSTRDLTIILKTAYDESQAQFAPGRLLLKDYLERAFAEKKVSTVEFYTDATPDQLAWATGQRHISHVMLFRSAHEARMHDAYRAIKKLVSGIRSKARESDLKHSPGPVLEFQRHEKMSQLPSSCEALFHGGEQESFDLSADWFKLLEATVFPESSIRIYVLQRDGKVRGVLPLLSKRTMMWLRQAKSLSNFYSSLYRVLLSPDVTSDELAGYLRMILRDAPVDMLQFDAMDPAHPTFELLESAIRQAGLRPYRFFDFGNWHLPVHGRSFQTYFQGLASQVRHTIRRHEKKLFALERGRLKIVTENDGLEEAIAAWHKIYGRSWKAAEPFPKFVPELIRMCAARGWLRMGLAYYDGEPIASQIWIVSHGRAAIYKLAYDEKFAHLSAGTILTAHLLRHVLDVDKVKEVDYLIGDDDYKKDWMSHRRERWGIVAYNSRTIRGIIGMTNEISRRSIRTAWCHLNHILATFKGKAKNSCNIHGGGHAGP; encoded by the coding sequence ATGAGCTGGCAAATCAGTCCTTTGGCAAACGGACTCGGCCAGTGGCGGAGCGCATGGGACGACTTGAACAACCGTCTCTATGGCGGCCATTCATTTAGCGACAGCCGCTTTGTAGAAGCACTCTTGCGCTATTTTGGCAAAGGCTCGGAGCTGTTATGCGTGCATCGCACGGGAGCGAAGATCGATGGTTTGCTGATCGTCTATCCCCGCCGTGCTGGTGTGTGGTCGCAGTTCGTGCCGGATCAGGCACAATCTGCACCTGCACTCCTCGAGAGCACCGACCTGCTTAAGGATTTGTTTGCGGCCTTGCCCGGACGAGCATGGTCCATAGAACTGCTGTGCCAGGACCCCCTTTTTGCCCCCCCAGACTTGCTCCAGGAAGTTTCTACATCACGCCCGCTACCTCATGCATTAACTATGAATGTTGAGGTGAAGGGCTCATTCGATGAGTACTGGAAAAAACGGTCTAAAAATCTCGTCAAAAACATGCGCCGCTATGAGCATCGCGTCAACGATGAATTTGGGACTGCCGAATTGCGGATATTGACTATACCCGGCGAAATGCACGATGCGATCGCGCGCTACGGTGAACTGGAAACCAGTGGCTGGAAAGGCCAGTCAGGCACAGCAGTCAACATTGAAAATACGCAAGGCCAATTTTATGCTGATATCTTGGGCAGTTTTGCGGAAACCGGGCAGGCCACAGTAGTCGAGTATTGGCTGAATGAAAAACTGGCCGCATCCAGGTTGCTGGTTTCAACTCGCGATTTAACGATCATTCTCAAGACGGCCTACGACGAGAGCCAGGCGCAATTCGCACCGGGGCGCTTGCTTCTTAAGGACTATCTAGAGCGTGCCTTCGCGGAGAAGAAAGTCAGCACGGTGGAATTCTATACCGATGCCACGCCGGATCAGCTCGCCTGGGCGACAGGGCAGCGCCATATCTCGCATGTCATGTTATTTCGGTCAGCCCATGAAGCGCGTATGCATGATGCCTACCGGGCAATCAAGAAATTAGTTTCAGGGATTCGCAGCAAAGCACGTGAGTCCGACTTGAAGCATAGTCCAGGCCCTGTACTTGAGTTTCAACGTCACGAAAAAATGTCCCAACTGCCGTCTAGCTGCGAAGCCTTGTTTCATGGGGGTGAACAGGAAAGTTTCGATCTGTCAGCGGACTGGTTCAAATTATTGGAAGCCACGGTATTCCCTGAAAGCAGCATCCGGATTTACGTGCTGCAGCGAGACGGAAAAGTGCGGGGGGTTTTACCACTTCTTTCCAAGCGAACGATGATGTGGCTTAGACAGGCGAAAAGTCTCTCAAATTTTTATTCGTCGTTGTACCGTGTACTACTCTCTCCCGATGTGACTTCCGATGAGTTGGCAGGCTATCTGCGCATGATTTTGAGGGATGCTCCTGTTGATATGCTGCAGTTCGATGCGATGGACCCTGCGCATCCTACGTTTGAACTCCTGGAGTCTGCCATTCGGCAGGCCGGCCTCAGGCCGTACCGTTTTTTTGATTTTGGCAACTGGCATTTGCCGGTACACGGCCGTTCATTCCAGACGTATTTCCAGGGGCTGGCCTCCCAGGTCCGCCATACCATCCGGCGCCATGAAAAAAAGCTTTTTGCGCTTGAGCGCGGCAGGCTGAAAATTGTGACCGAAAATGATGGCCTGGAGGAAGCGATTGCAGCCTGGCACAAGATATATGGCCGCAGCTGGAAGGCCGCCGAGCCGTTTCCGAAGTTTGTTCCGGAACTGATCAGGATGTGCGCTGCTCGTGGTTGGCTGCGTATGGGGCTCGCCTACTATGACGGCGAGCCGATAGCAAGCCAGATCTGGATCGTGAGCCACGGCCGAGCCGCCATTTACAAACTCGCCTACGATGAAAAATTCGCACACTTGTCGGCCGGCACGATACTCACCGCTCATCTCTTGCGCCATGTACTAGACGTAGACAAGGTGAAGGAGGTGGATTACCTGATTGGCGATGATGATTACAAGAAGGACTGGATGAGCCACCGGCGCGAACGCTGGGGAATTGTGGCTTACAATTCTCGAACCATCAGAGGGATAATCGGAATGACAAATGAAATATCCCGTCGATCAATCAGGACGGCGTGGTGCCACCTGAACCATATTCTGGCCACCTTTAAAGGCAAGGCCAAAAATTCCTGCAATATCCATGGAGGCGGGCATGCTGGTCCATGA